tatgtacaaaatacacatataataatataattcgtatcaaaataaataaacaaaataccaatgaaataatgtaattttgtatgagaaaacataagcaaaatacacataaaataacgcaaatttctttaaaaatatatgtacaaaaatgcacataaaataaagtaaatttacataaaaatatatatacaaaacacaagttaaataatgtaaatgcgtatattatatatatatatacaaaatacctatcaattaatctaaattcttatcgaattaaattaacaaaataccaataaaataatgtaattttggatgaaaatatatagaaaatacacataaaataacctaaatacaaatacaaatatacacataaaataatttaaaattgaatgaaattaatatacaaaataaacataaaataaggtaaatttgtaatgaaatatatgtacaaaatacacataaaataatgtaaatttgtatgaaaatatatatacaaatacatataaaataacatgaatttgtataaaaatatattttcaaaataaacattaaataatgtaaatgcgtataaaaatatatatacaaagtacatataaaataatataaattcgtatcaaaataaatcaacaaaatatcaataaaataatatatatttgaatgaaaataaatttacaaaattcacataacataagtaaaatttatattaaaatatatacaacattacccaaaaaataatttgaatttatatgaaaatagatatacaaaatacacataaaactggggtaaatttcttttgaaatatatatacaaaatactcataaaatattgtaaatttgtttcaaaatatatcaacaaatacacagaaaataacgtaaatatgaataaaatataaatacaaaatacacattaaataatggaaaagtgtataaaaatatatatacaaaatacgcacagaataatttaaaatcgtatcaaaataaatgaacagaatatcaataaaataatataaatttctatgaaaatagagatgcaaaatacccataaaataacgcatatttgtataaaaatatatatacaaaaaaacacataaaataactaaatttgtattaaaatacatatacaaaatgcatatacaataagataaatttgtattcaaatagatatgcaaaatacatatcaaataatgtaaatttgtattaaaatatgtatacgaaaacacataaaatagcgtaaatttctatgaaaatatatataaaaaatacacataaaatgatgtaaatacgaataaaaatatatatacaaaatacaccgaatataatgtaaattcgtatcaaattcaataaacttaatttcaataaaagaatgtatatatgtaggaaaataaatatacaaaataatatataaaataattagcatttgtataaaaatacatacaaaaatacatatatataatttttatataaatacaaatacaaaatacacataaaataagataaatttgtatatatatatatatatatatatatatatatatatatatatatatatatatatatatatatatatatatatatatatatatatatatatatatatatatatatatatatatatatatatatatatatatatatatacgaggaCGTTCAAGTAATGAGAAAATGTCAGAGAgatactatttattttcataagcttACAAAACTTTGTCTCCTTCAAAATAATTGCCTCCACATCTACACACTTTTGCATGCGTCTCTCCCATTCCTGGAAGACCTCCTCAAAGTCCTTCTTCTCTAGTCCCTTCAGGTAACTTTCCGATGCCTCTTTCAGCTCCTCTGTTGACTGGAATCTGGTTCCCCTGAGGCTGTCTTTCATACATGGGAACATGAAGAAGTCGCAAGGAGCTAGGTCAGGGCTGTAGGGTGGGTGTTGTATCACTTTCATTCCCCTGTCGGCCATCCAAGTGGTCACCAGGGTTGACTTGTGGCATGGGGCATTGTCCTGGTGGAACCACCACTGACCACTCCTCCACTGCTGaggcctcttcttcctcatcttctccctgaACCTTTTCAGAACAGTAAGATAATATTCCTTATTGACAGACTGACCCTGAGGAACCCATTCAATGTGAATGAGCCCCTGGGAGTCAAAGAAAGGAATGACCATGGCCTTCTCTTGTGACTTGCTCATCTTTGCCTTTTTGGGCCTGGGGGAGTTTGCGTGCTTCCACTGAGCACTCTGCCGTTTGCTCTCAGGGTCATAGGTGAACACCCAACTCTCATCACAAGTCACTACCTTATTCAGGAAAGCTGAATCAGCCTCTATCATTTCGAGAATGTCAGTGCAACATTCCACGAAACTGCTTCTGGTCGTCGGAGAGGATCTTTGGCACGAACTTGGAACAGACTTTGTGAAGCTTCAGATCTTCGGTCAGAACTGTCTCTACTGTGCCAGTACTAATGCCAACAGCTTCAGATATCATCCTCACAGATATTCGACGGTCTTGCATCACTAACCTTTGCACTTCCTCAATGTTTTCCTCCTTGCGTGCACTTTTTGGTGCTCCAGATCTGGGTTCATCTTCAACTTGTTCATTTCCTTCAGAAAATCTGTTAAACCACCGGTAGAAACTTGCTTGGCTCATCCTTTCATCCCCATAGGCTTCTTTTAACAATCCATaagcttcttgttttgttttcttaagtTTAACACAAAATTTGATGGCGTAACGTTGCTCCATGTTTCCTTGCATCGTGACACGTGCTCGGAGATCGGCAAACCGGATCAGACTGGTTCCACCACAATCACCGCGGCGCTCAGACCTGCTAACATAGAAAGTTGCCAGTTGGTAATTTTATAGAGTATATGTATGTGTACTTCTCCATGAAAAAGTATTTTGATCATACCATATTTAATGTCTCTCCTGACATTTTCTCATTACTTATTGAAcgtatatagaaaatgcacattaaataatataaatatgtaaaataaaatatatacaaaatacacatagaacaatgttaaatcgtatcaaaataaaaacacagaatatcaataaaataatgtaaaattgtaagaaaataaagatgcaaaataatcataaaaaaagcaaatttttttaaaaatatatatacaaaaatacacatacaataactaAATTTggttttaaaaaaatatacaaaatacacatacaatatggtaaatatgtattgaaatagatatgcaaaacacacatcaaacaatgtaaatttgttgcaaaatatatatacgaataaacataaaaaaacgtaaatttctataaaaatatatataaaaaatacacataaaatgatgaaaatacgtataaaaatatatatacaaaatacatataaaataatgtaaattcgtaccaaaataaataaacaaaataccaatagaagaatgtgaatttgtatgaaaataaatatacaaaatacacataaaataacgtaaatttgtataaaactctttacaaaaatatacaaaagtaatttaagtttatatgaaaatagatatacaaaatatgtataaaataaactaaatttgtattgaaatatatatcaaaaatacataaaataatgtatatttgtatcaaaataattaaacaaatacgcataaaataacgtaaatttgttttaaaatatataaacaaaatacacattaaattatgaaaatacgtatacaaaatatatacaaaatacacatataataatgtaaattcgtatcaaaataaaaaaacaaaataataataaaaacatgtaaatttgtatgaaaaaatatatactttaaaatgcacataaaataacgcaaatttctataaaaatatatgtacaaaaacgcacatcaaatactttaaatttgtatgaaaataaataaacaaaatacacataaaataaggcaaatttataataaaaaagtacaaaatacacttaaaataatgtaaatttgtataaaacaacaacacaaatgcacacaaaatgaagtaaaattgtataaaaaatatatatacaaaacacatagtaaataatgtaaatgcgtataaaaatatgtatagaaaatacacatgaaataatctaaattcgtatcgaaataaatgaacaaaataccgataaaataatgtaatttttaatgaaaatatatatagaaaatacgcataaaataacgtatatacaaataaatatatacacataaaataatttgaatatgaatgaaaatagatataaaaataaacataaaataaggcaaatttgtaataaaatatatatacaaaatacacataaataatgtagatttgtttcaaaatatatatacgaatacacataaaataacgtagatttctatagaaatatatataaaaaatacatatgaaatgatgtaaatacgtataaaaatatatatacaaaatacacattaaataatgtaaattcgtgtcaaaataaataaagaaaataccaataaaagaatgtgtatttgtatgaaaatacatatacaaaatacacataaaataacgtaaatttgtataaaattatatacaaaaatacacaaaaataatttaaatttgtatgaaaataaatatacaaaatacacataaaattagtcaaatttgtattgaaataaatatacaaaatacacataaaataatgtaaatttgaatgaaaatatataaacaaatacacttaaattaacgtaaatttgtataaaatatatatacaaaatacccattaagtaatgtttatatgtataaaaaaaattatatacaaaacacaaagagaataatgtaaaatcgtctcaaaataaatacacagaatgttaataaaataatgtaaatttgtatgaaaattaagatgcaaaatacccataaaataacgcattttttattaaaatatattaccaaaatacacataagatatttgagtttatattaaaataaatatacaaaatgaacatacaataaggtaaatttgtattgaaatagatatgcaaaatacaaataaaacaatataaatttgtttcaaaatatatatacgaatacaataaaataacgtagatttcaataaaaatatatatacaaaatacacataaatagaaagaaacacataaaaaaagtatacaaagtacacataaaataatgtaaattcgtatcaaaaaaaaaaaaataccaataaaagaatgtgtatttgtataaatataaatatacaaaatacacataaaataacgtaaatttatataaaactatatacaaatatacacaaaagtaatataatttgtatgaaaatagatatacaaaatacacacaaaataagctaaatttgaattacaatatatatacaaaatacataaaataatgtaaatttgtataaaaatatttatacaaatacacatataataacgtaaatttgtataaaaatatataaacaaaatactcattaaatatcgtagatacgtataaaaaaaataggtataaaatacatatataatcatgtaattcgtctcaaaataaataaacaaaataccaataaattaatgtaaatttgtatgagaaaacatctacaaaatacacattaaataacgcaaatttctataaaatatatatataaaaatgcacataaaataaagtaaatttgcataaaaatatatatacaaaacacacattaaataatgtaaatgcgtataaaaatatgtatacaaaatacctatgaaataatcaaaattcgtatcgaattaaattaacaaaataccaataaaataatgaaattttggatgaaattgtatatagaaaatacacataaaataataatgttaatttatatcaaaatatatatgaatacacacaataaaataacgtaaatttttatgaaaatatatatacaaaatacacataaaataatgtaaatatgtagaaaaatatatatacaaaatacacataaaataaggtaaattcgtataaaaataaataaacaaaattccactaaaagattgtatatttgtaggaaaatatatatacaaaatacaaataaagtaagtaaaatttgtataaaaatatatacaaaaatacacaaaaataatttaaatttgtttgaaaatagatatgcaaaatacacataaaattaggcaaatttgtattcaaatacatatacaaaatacacataaaataatgtgaatttgtatgaaaatatataaacaaatacacataagatagagtagatttccataaaatatatatacataatatacattaaataatgtaaatatgtatgaaatatatatacaaagtagaaatagaatattgtaaaatagtATATCATATTTATCCatatttatcaaaataaataaacagaatatcaataaaataatgtaaatgtgtatatgaaaataaagaagcaaaataccaataaaataaagcttattttaataaaaatacatattcaaaaaaacacattgagtaattaactttgtattaaaattaatatacaaaacgcatatacaataaggtaaatttgtatcgaaaaaatatgcaaaataaacataaaataaggtaaatttgtaatgaaatatatgtacaaaatacacataaaataaggtaaatttgtatgaaaatatatatacaaatacacataaaataccatgaatttgtataaaaatatatattcaaaataaataataaataatgtaaatacgtataaaaatatatatacaaagtacatataaaataatgtaaattcgtatcaatataaatcgacaaaatacaaataaaataatatatatttgaataaaaataaatttacaaaattcaaataacataactaaaaattttattaaaatatatacaaaaatacatagaaatcatttgagttagtatgaaaatagatatacaaaatacacataaaacttggtaaatttcttttgaaatatatatacaaaatacccataaaatattataaatttgtgtcgaaatatataaacaaatacacataaaattacgtaaatttgtatgaaaaatatatacaaaatacacatagaataatgtcacatcgtatcaaaatgaatgagcagaatatcaataaaataatgtaaatttgtatgaatataaagatgcaaaacacccataaaataaagcatatttttataaatatacatatacaaaaatacacatagaataattaaacttgtattaaaattaatatacaaaatgcatatacaataaggtaaatttgtattgaaaaaatatgcaacatacacataaaaatgtagatttgtttcaaaatctatatacgaatccacataaaataacttagatttctatagaaatatatatacaaaatacacatgaaatgatgtaaatacgtataaaaatacatatacaaaatacacattaaataatgtaaattcgcgtcaaaataaataaacaaaatatcaataaaagaatgtttattgtatgaaaatagatatacaaaatacacataaaataacctaaatttgtataaaactatatacaaaaatacacaaaaataattgaaatttgtatgaaaataaatatacaaaatccacataaaatttgaaaaacttgtattgaaatacatatacaaaatacacataaaataatgtaaatttgaataaaaatacataaacaaatacacttaaaataacgtagatttgtataaaatatatatacaaaatacaaattaaataatgtaaatatgtataaaaaatatatacaaaacacaaatagaataatgtaaaatcgtatcaaaataaatacacagaatattattaaaataatgtaaatttgtatgaaaataaagaagcaaaatacccataaaataacacatttttttaaaaaaatatgtaaaccaaattacacataaaaaatttaaatttgtattaaaataaatatacaaaatgcacatacaatgacgtaaatttatattgaaataaatatgcaaaatacatataaaacaatgtaaatttgtttcaaaatatatatacgaatacacataaaataacgtagatttctataaaaatatatatagaaaatacacacaaaatgaagtaaatacgtataaaaaaatgtatacaaaatacacataaaataatgtaaactcgtatcaaaataaataagcaaaataccaataaaagaatgtgtatttgagtaaatataaatatataaaatacacataaaataacgtaaatttatatcaaactatatacaaaaatacacagtagttaaatttgtatgaaaataaatatgcaaaatacacataaaacaagctaaatttgaattgaaatatatttatatagaatacatcaaataatgtaaatttgtatcaaaatatttatacaaatacacataaaataacgtaaatttgtataaaaacatataaacaaaatacacattaaataatgtaaatacgtataaaaatatatacacaaaatacatatataatcatataattcgtatcaaaataaataaacaaaataccaataaattaatataaatttgtatgagaaaacatctacaagatacacataaaataacgcaaatttctataaaaatatatgtacaaaaaagcacataaaattaagtaaatttgcataaaaatatatatacaaaacacacattaaataatgtaaatccgtataaaaatatgtatacaaaatacctatgaaataatctaaactcgaatcgaattaaattaacaaaataccaataatataatgaagTTTTGGATGAAACTGTATAcagataatacacataaaataataatgtaaatttgtatcaaaatatatacgaatacacacaataaaataacgtaaatttttatgaaaatatatatacaaaatacacataaaataatataaatacgtagaaaaatatatatacaaaatacacataaaataatgtaaattcgtttcaaaataaataaacaaaattccactaaaagagtgtatatttgtaggaaaaacaaataaaataacaaaaatttgtataaaaatatatatagaaaaatacacataaataatttaaatttgtttgaaaatacatatgcaaaatactcagaaaattaggcaaatttgaattgaaatacatatacaaaatacacataaaatgatgtaaatttctaagaaaatatataaacaaatacacataaagtaaagtaaatatatatatatatatatatatatatatatatatatatatatatatatatatatatatatatatatatatatatatatatatatatatatatatatatatatatatatatatatatatatatatatatatatatatatatatatatatatatatatatatatatatatatatatatatatatatatatatatatatataatatacattaaataatgtaaatatgtatgaaatatatatacaaattacacatagaatattgtaaaatcgtatcaaaaaataaacagaatatcgatacaataatgtaaatttgtttttgaaaataaagatgcaaaataccgataaaataaagcatattttaataaaaatacacatacaaaaatacacattgaataattaaatttgtattaaaattaatatacaatatacacacacaataaggtaaatttgtattgaaaaaatatgcaaaatacacataaaactgtaaatttatttcaaatatatatacgaatacacataaaataacgtagatttctatagaaatatatgtacaaaatacacatgaaatgatgtaaatacgtataaaaatatatatacaaaatacacattaaataatgtaaattcgcttcaaaataaataaacaaaatatcaataaaagaacgtgtatttgtatgaaaatagatatacaaaatacacataaaataacataaatttgtataaatctctatacataaatacaaaaaaataatttaaatttgtatgaaaatatatatacgaaatacacataaaattaggtaaatttgtatttaaatacatatacaaaatacacttaaaataatgtaaatttgaatgaaaatatataaacaaatacacttaaaattatgtaaatttgtataaaatatatctacaaaatacacattaaataatgtaaatatgtataaaaaatatatatacaaaacacaaatacaataatgcaaaatcgtttaaaaataaatacacagaatattaataaaataatgtagatttgtatgaaaattaagatgcaaaatacccataaaataacgcattttttataaaaatatatataacaaaatacacataaaatatttgaatttgtattaaaataaatatacaaaatgcacatacaataaggtaaatttgtattgaaataggtatgcaaaatacatataaaacaatgtaaatttgtttcaaaatacatatacgaatacacataaaataacgaagatttctataaaaatatatatacaaaatacacataaaattaaataaatacgtataaaaaatgtatacaaaatacacataaaataatgtaaattcgattcaaaataaataaacaaaataccaataaaagaatgtgtatttgtataaatataaatatatatacaaagtatatataaaataatgtaaattcgtattaatataaatcaacaaaataccaataaaataatatatatttgaataaaaataaatttacaaaatacacttaacataactaaaatttgttttaatatatatacaaaaatacataaaaataagatgagtttgtatgaaattaaaaatacaaaatacacattaaactaggtaaatttcttttgaaatatatataaaaaatacccataaaatattgaaaatttgtgtcaaaatatataaacataaaataacataaatttgtatgaaaaatatatacaaaatacacatagaataatgtcaaatcgtatcaaaatgaatgagcagaatatcaataaaataatgtaaatttgtatgaaaataaagatgcaaaattcatataaaataaagcatatttttataaaaatacatatacaaaaatacacatagaataattaaatttgtatcaaaattaatatacaataaggtaaatttgtattgaaaatatatgcaaaatacacatagaagtgtaaatttgtttcaaaatctatatacgaatacacataaaacaacggagatttctatagaaatatatatacaaaatacacaagaaatgatgtaaacacgtataaaaatatatatacattaaataatgtaaattcgcgtcaaaataaataaacaaaatatcaataaaagaatgtgtatttgtatgaaaaaagatatacaaaatacacataaaataacctaaatttgtataaaacaatatacaaaaatacacaaaatataatttaaattagtatgaaaataaatatacaatatacacataaaattaggtacattttattgaaatacatataaaaatatgcataaaataatgtaaatttgaatgaaaatatataaacgtaaatatttacacttaaaataacgtaattttgtatcaaatatatatacaaaatacacattatataatgtaaatatgtataaaaaatatatatacaaaacacaaatagaataatgtaaaatcgtatcaaaataaatacacagaatattaatgaaataatgtaaatttgtatgaaaataaagatgcaaaatacccataaaataatgcatttttttttaaatatatataccaaaatacacataaaatattaaaatttgtattaaaataaatataaaaaatgcacataaaataaggtaaatttgtattaaaatagataagcaaaatacatattaaacaatgtaaatttgtttcaaaatatatttacgaatacacataaaataacgtagatttctataaaaatatatacaaaatacacataaaatgaagtaaatacgtataaaaaaatgaatacaaaatacacataaaataatgtaaaatcgtattaaaataaataaacaaaataccaataaaagaatgtgtatctgtataaatatacaaaatacacataaaataacgtaaatttgtataaaactatttacaaaaatacacagaagtaattaaatttgtatgaaaaaatatatacaaaatacagataaaataagctaaatttcaattgaaatgtatatacaaaaaacataaaataatgtaaatttgtatcaaaatatttatacaaatacatataataacgtagatttgtttaaaaatatataaacaaaatacacattaagtaatgtaaatacctataaaaaaatatacaaaatattttgatacgaattacatgattatataatcatgtaattcgtatcaaaataaataaacaaaatagcaataaaataatgtaaatttgaatgagaaaacatatgtgtatttgtatgtgtatttgtataaatataaatatacaaaatacacataaaataacgtaaatttgtataaaactatttacaaaaatacacagaagtaattaaatttgtatgaaaaaatatatacaaaatacagataaaataagctaaatttcaattgaaatgtatatacaaaaaacataaaataatgtaaatttgtatcaaaatatttatacaaatacatataataacgtagatttgtttaaaaatatataaacaaaatacgcataaagtaatgtaaatacctataaaaaatatatacaaaatacacatataatcatgtaattcgtatcaaaataaataaacaaaatagcaataaaataatgtaaatttgaatgagaaaacatatgtgtatttgtataaatataaatatacaaaatacacataaaataacgtaaatttgtataaaactatttacaaaaatacacagaagtaattaaatttgtatgaaaaaatatatacaaaat
This sequence is a window from Eriocheir sinensis breed Jianghai 21 chromosome 1, ASM2467909v1, whole genome shotgun sequence. Protein-coding genes within it:
- the LOC127002808 gene encoding protein GVQW3-like, which encodes MQGNMEQRYAIKFCVKLKKTKQEAYGLLKEAYGDERMSQASFYRWFNRFSEGNEQVEDEPRSGAPKSARKEENIEEVQRLVMQDRRISVRMISEAVGISTGTVETVLTEDLKLHKVCSKFVPKILSDDQKQFRGMLH